The stretch of DNA CTTCGCCCGCACCCGCGCCTACGCCGAGCGTCTCGCCGACCAGTTCGAGGACGCCGGCATCCGCGCGACCTCGCTCCACGGTGACCTCAACCAGTCCCGCCGCACGCGCAACCTGCAGCTGCTCACGAGCGGCCGGGTGAACGTCCTCGTCGCGACCGACGTCGCCGCCCGCGGCATCCACGTCGACGACGTGTCGCTCGTCGTGCAGGCCGACGCCCCGGACGACTACAAGGCGTACCTGCACCGCTCGGGCCGGACGGGTCGTGCCGGCAAGGAGGGCACGGTCGTCACGCTCGTGCCGCGTGGTCGTCGCCGCAAGATCGAGGGCATCCTCGAGAACGCCGAGATCGAGGCCGACCTCGTCGACGCCGCCCCCGGTGACGGCATCGTCGCGGAGCTCGCCGCGCGGTAGACGCGACCACACGACGCAACGGGAGGCTCGGTGCCAGTGGCACCGGGCCTCCCGTTCGTCTCAGCCCAGCTCAGGCGTCAGCGCGAGAAGAAGAGCAGTCCGCGCACGTAGCCGGCCTGGCCGGCGTGCTGCGTGCAGTCGTCGAGGATGCTGACGAGTCGCGCACCCCGGGTGACGGGCGGGTCCCACGCCTCGTCGACCACCTCGTCGAGGTCCTCCGGGGCGAGCGTGCCGAGGTACGCGACCGTGCGTTCGTGCACGGCCCGCAGGTAGCCCTTCAGCAGCTCGGCGGGGGCGCGCACCCGGCCGACGTCCTCGCTCGACATCCCGTAGCCGAGCGCGTCGGCCGGGAACGGCAGGCCGAACCGCTCGACCCAGCCGTCGGCGGTCCAGACCTGCTCGGTGCCCGCGAGGTCCGCGACCTGCGCGTCCTGTCCGCGGGCGGTGTGCCACGCGAGCCAGGCGAGGGTGTTCGCGCCGGCGGCCGGTCGGGTCGCGAGCTGCTCGGTCGACAGGCCGTCGACAGCGCGCTCCACGGTCTCGGGCACGCGGGCGAACGCTTCGGTGAGGAGTTCCGCTGGGGTCATGCGGCCGACGCTACGCGGGCTCAGCCCGCGGTGGCCGCCCGGTGACGTCGTTCGAGGGCGTCGCCGACGCCCTCGAGCGCGAGTGCGACACCCGCTCGTTCGGCCGGTGCCACGGCGTCGCGGAACGCCGCGGCCCAGGTGGCCGCGACCTCACGCGCGACCGCCGTGCCCGACGGCGTCAGGTGCACGAGGATGCTCCGGCGGTCGTCGGGGTTCGGGCGGCGCTCCAGGTGCCCGTGGCGCTCGAGCCGGTCGAGCAGCGACGTCGTGGCACCGGTGCTCAGCTCGAGCTGCTCGCCGGCCTGCTTCGGCGTGGTGCCCGTCGGCCCCGCGGCGGCGAGGTGCAGCAGCAGGCGCGTGTCCGTGGTCCCGAGGCCCCGCGTCGCGCTCTCGTGCGCGAGCACCCGTCCGTGCTGCACCTGCAGCGCTCGGAAGGCCTCGAGCAGCCGGGTGACGCCGGGGTCGTCGACGTCGTCGACCGGGGCGATCACCTCGACGTCGGGGGAGACCGGTGCGGGCGGCAGGGTCAGCGGCGACGGGGGCAGCGGCGGCAGTGCGGGGGAGGTGTCCGTCACGGGTGCTCTTCTCGGGTGCGTGACCGGGGGTCGGTCAGGGTTGTGAGCGGACCCGGGTCAGGGGTCCTCGTGCTCGGTCCCAGGCAACAGGTGTCTCGACGATCAAGCTACCCCCAACAGAGGGGGTATTTCTTCACTTGTCATCATCACGTCGAGCAAGTAGCTTGATCGTCGTACCAAACAGGCACCGTAGCGCGACCAACCACCGCGGGTCCGGAGCCGCCACCGATCAGGATCTCTCTCCTCTGGAGGACAACCATGTCCCGTGTGTCCCCTCGCGCCGCTCGCCTCGCCGCCTGGATCGCCGTGCCCGCCGCCCTCGTCGCCTCGGGCGTCGTCGTGTCGACCGCCTCGTACTCGGCGTTCTCGGCCACCACCACCAACCCCACCAGCAACTGGACGGCCGGCACCGTCGCACTGACGGACGACGACGCGAACACCGCGCTCTTCACCGCCACGAACCTCAAGCCCGGCTCGACCGACAGCAAGTGCATCACCGTGACCTCGACCGGTTCGCTGCCGTCGACCGTGAAGCTCTATGCCACCTCGCCGTCCACCTCGTCCGTGCTCGCGCAGAACACCACGATCAAGATCGAGCAGGGCACCGGCGGCGGGTTCTCCTCGTGCTCGGGCTTCACCCCGGCGGCGACCGGCGGGACCCTCTTCGAGAACACGCTGCCGAACCTCGGCACGCAGGCGACGAACTTCGCGTCGGGCCTCGGCGCCTGGACCACGACCGGCGCCGCCAGCGAGACCCGCGTCTACCGGGTGACGTACACGGTGTCCGCGAACACCCCGAACACGGCGCAGGGCACCACCGCGTCGATCGGCCTCACCTGGGAGGCCCAGAACAACTAGCAGGACGTCCCGTCGGAACGTACGCCCCCGGTCGAAGGCAGTCATGGTCAGCATCGCAGTGCACGGTGGTCACACCCCGCACGACGTGCTGCACGACGCCGTCGACTGGGGGCGTGTCGTCGTCGCGACGGCCGCCCGGGCCGTCGTCGCCACGCTGCTCGGGCTCGCGCTGTGGGCAGCCGCGCCGGCGCTGATCGGGTGGCACCCGACGACGGTGATGACCGGTTCGATGGCTCCCCGGCTCGTGCCCGGCGACGTCGTGGTGTCGCGGCCGGTCACGCCCGCCGAGATCCGACCCGGGCAGGTCCTGCTCGCCGACGACCCCGACCAGCCGGGACACCTGCGGATGCACCGGTTCGTGGAACCCGGCCCGGACGGCACCGTCGTCACGAAGGGCGACGCCAACCCGCAGGCGGACTCGACGCCGACCGAGCGGTCCGCCGTGCACGGTGTGGCCGTCCTGCGGGTGCCGTCCGTCGCCACTCCGGTGCTCTGGGTCCGCGAGGGCCGCTGGGTCGAGGTCGGGACCGCCGCGCTCGCAC from Curtobacterium sp. SGAir0471 encodes:
- a CDS encoding MarR family winged helix-turn-helix transcriptional regulator; the protein is MTDTSPALPPLPPSPLTLPPAPVSPDVEVIAPVDDVDDPGVTRLLEAFRALQVQHGRVLAHESATRGLGTTDTRLLLHLAAAGPTGTTPKQAGEQLELSTGATTSLLDRLERHGHLERRPNPDDRRSILVHLTPSGTAVAREVAATWAAAFRDAVAPAERAGVALALEGVGDALERRHRAATAG
- a CDS encoding mycothiol transferase, which encodes MTPAELLTEAFARVPETVERAVDGLSTEQLATRPAAGANTLAWLAWHTARGQDAQVADLAGTEQVWTADGWVERFGLPFPADALGYGMSSEDVGRVRAPAELLKGYLRAVHERTVAYLGTLAPEDLDEVVDEAWDPPVTRGARLVSILDDCTQHAGQAGYVRGLLFFSR